In one window of Mytilus galloprovincialis chromosome 6, xbMytGall1.hap1.1, whole genome shotgun sequence DNA:
- the LOC143079192 gene encoding uncharacterized protein LOC143079192 produces MSRELRESKNVNYKQLHCVGMSSPNVTEDVFSLEKEMTPVKSRRLQKVEEIESEVDSNDSGESSEEDEELQRLKKELAKVKRKKKEQKSQEKKEKIRKEIEKEKKELKKKTEKQKENLHPEYDAGFPLTTQDLHIF; encoded by the exons ATGTCTCGGGAATTAAGGGAAAGTAAGAACGTTAACTATAAACAATTGCATTGTGTGGGAATGTCTAGCCCTAATGTTACGGAGGATGTGTTCAGTTTGGAGAAGGAGATGACTCCAGTGAAGTCAAGAAGACTACAGAAAGTGGAGGAAATTGAGTCGGAGGTCGACAGCAATGACAGTGGTGAAAGCAGCGAGGAAGATGAGGAGTTGCAGAGGTTAAAGAAGGAGTTGGCGAAAGTAAAGCGGAAAAAGAAGGAACAAAAGTCGCAGGAGAAGAAAGAAAAGATCAGGAAGGAAATAGAGAAGGAGAAAAAAGAGTTAAAGAAGAAAACGGAGAAACAAAAAG agAACTTGCATCCTGAATATGATGCTGGTTTTCCTCTAACTACTCAAGATCTACATATATTTTGA